One segment of Radiobacillus kanasensis DNA contains the following:
- a CDS encoding bifunctional metallophosphatase/5'-nucleotidase, with protein MGINDFHGQIDQYRTVGGREVGGAEYLAAYLKKYEKTNKNTLLVHAGDAVGASSPTSALLQDEPTIEILNTLGFDVGTLGNHEFDEGLEELKRLMNGGYHETTGQFEGANFPYVVANVVHEDTGKPILPPYIVKRVNGMKIGFIGVVTQETEQIVVPSGIEGLAFTDETEAINKSVKDLKKRGVESIVVLAHNPASSDFAGGNPTGEAVEMANTVDDEVDIIFGGHNHAYANTVVDNKLIVQSYSYGTAFSDVDIVIDPKTKDIVKKSASIVTTYHDQIKPDEKIAEMVDKYVQEVAPLINQVVGEAAEPITENTDESGESALGNLVADSQREEMGTDFAFMNPGGIRADLDAGPITWGELFTIQPFGNTLMKMTLTGDQVKEVLEQQFTENGQTILQVSGLSFTWDKNAAIGNKVVSLTTADGTPIEGSKSYTVTVNNFLATGGDGFTAFKQGTNQTVGPVDLDAIVSYIESQGSSIQAPPTNRINVVE; from the coding sequence TTGGGGATTAATGACTTTCATGGTCAAATAGACCAGTATCGTACGGTAGGTGGCAGAGAAGTAGGCGGGGCAGAGTACTTAGCAGCTTACTTAAAGAAATATGAAAAAACGAATAAAAATACTTTACTTGTTCATGCAGGGGATGCAGTGGGAGCTAGTTCTCCGACATCTGCCTTGTTGCAAGATGAACCAACCATCGAGATTTTAAACACATTAGGGTTTGATGTTGGTACGTTAGGGAACCACGAGTTTGATGAGGGATTAGAGGAATTAAAACGATTAATGAATGGTGGATATCATGAGACAACCGGACAATTTGAGGGCGCAAACTTCCCTTATGTTGTGGCTAATGTAGTCCATGAAGACACAGGAAAACCTATTTTACCTCCTTACATCGTTAAACGAGTAAATGGAATGAAAATAGGCTTTATCGGGGTTGTAACCCAGGAAACAGAACAAATCGTTGTGCCAAGTGGTATTGAAGGTTTAGCTTTCACCGATGAAACAGAAGCCATTAATAAGTCTGTAAAGGACCTGAAAAAACGCGGGGTAGAATCCATTGTTGTATTAGCACATAATCCCGCTAGCTCTGATTTCGCAGGAGGAAATCCTACTGGTGAAGCGGTGGAAATGGCGAACACCGTAGATGACGAAGTTGATATTATATTCGGTGGCCATAACCATGCTTATGCGAATACTGTTGTAGATAATAAACTAATCGTACAATCCTACTCGTATGGAACAGCATTTTCCGATGTAGATATTGTCATAGATCCAAAAACTAAAGATATTGTGAAAAAGTCGGCTTCGATTGTTACGACTTATCATGACCAAATAAAACCTGATGAAAAGATTGCGGAAATGGTTGATAAATATGTTCAAGAAGTAGCACCACTCATAAATCAAGTAGTTGGTGAAGCGGCTGAGCCGATTACAGAGAATACGGATGAAAGTGGAGAATCAGCACTTGGGAACTTAGTTGCAGATTCGCAAAGAGAAGAAATGGGGACAGATTTTGCCTTTATGAATCCTGGTGGAATTCGAGCAGATTTAGACGCTGGTCCAATTACATGGGGTGAGTTATTCACGATACAACCTTTTGGAAATACATTAATGAAAATGACGTTAACTGGCGACCAGGTTAAAGAAGTGTTAGAACAACAGTTTACAGAGAACGGTCAAACCATCTTACAAGTATCCGGTTTATCCTTCACTTGGGATAAGAATGCAGCAATCGGAAATAAAGTTGTGAGTCTAACAACTGCAGATGGCACTCCGATAGAAGGAAGTAAGTCCTATACAGTCACAGTGAACAACTTCCTTGCAACAGGTGGAGATGGCTTTACAGCTTTTAAACAAGGGACAAATCAAACAGTTGGGCCAGTAGACTTGGATGCGATCGTATCTTATATAGAAAGTCAAGGATCCTCTATTCAAGCTCCACCAACAAATCGTATTAACGTAGTAGAATAA
- a CDS encoding MDR family MFS transporter produces MTRFRDYHRNIKIRIVQIFLSDMVSGAVFPFIAIYFSGYYGLKITGLLLFLNVILGLIVGLYGGYYSDIMGRKKLMVIAGLIRMVAFMVMALANSPVLTSPGLTFVMTLLVGASFGLDGPAADAMLIDVTKPEERKGVYSLIYWSFNLAFAVGGIVGALTFEHHLFELLLALSITSVMSNILVIFFISETMEPKEKVEVEKANVFKSMFQSYKEVGKDKVFIVFIIAGLLIQSLENHMENYIGVRLSREITNQDFLNFQVSGVEMVGYLKSENTIIVVLLTVFITRWISKWKEEKAFLYSILIFTFGYVGISYFNNIWLLFAFMAIATIGELMRVPIQQDFLASIPTEDKRSSYMAVYSMVFYGSMMLSSLFVSLGALFDKEMMSLFILASGIIGMLIIKRIIPDLQKRRAQQAESTTST; encoded by the coding sequence TTGACTAGATTTAGAGATTATCATCGCAACATTAAAATTCGTATTGTCCAAATTTTCTTATCAGACATGGTCTCTGGGGCTGTATTTCCTTTCATAGCGATTTATTTCTCGGGATATTATGGGTTAAAGATTACCGGACTTTTATTATTCTTAAATGTTATTTTAGGATTAATTGTAGGTTTATATGGTGGGTATTACTCCGACATAATGGGCCGAAAAAAACTTATGGTTATTGCTGGCCTTATAAGAATGGTGGCTTTTATGGTGATGGCTTTGGCCAATTCTCCAGTACTAACATCTCCAGGTCTGACCTTTGTAATGACTTTGTTAGTAGGAGCATCGTTCGGTTTAGATGGTCCAGCTGCCGACGCCATGCTAATTGATGTAACAAAGCCAGAGGAACGTAAAGGAGTTTATTCGTTAATTTATTGGAGCTTCAACTTAGCTTTTGCTGTAGGAGGTATTGTTGGAGCCTTAACATTTGAGCACCATTTATTTGAACTTCTTCTCGCCCTTTCTATTACAAGCGTGATGTCAAATATATTAGTTATTTTCTTTATTTCGGAGACGATGGAACCAAAAGAAAAAGTCGAAGTGGAAAAAGCTAACGTGTTTAAGAGCATGTTCCAAAGTTATAAAGAAGTTGGAAAAGACAAAGTATTTATCGTATTCATCATTGCTGGATTACTCATTCAGTCTCTAGAGAACCATATGGAAAACTATATAGGGGTCCGATTAAGTCGTGAAATTACGAATCAAGACTTCCTGAACTTTCAAGTATCAGGGGTTGAAATGGTTGGTTATTTGAAATCTGAAAATACGATTATTGTTGTATTATTAACCGTCTTCATTACGAGATGGATATCAAAATGGAAAGAAGAAAAAGCATTTTTGTATTCTATTCTGATCTTTACATTTGGGTATGTTGGAATCAGTTATTTCAACAATATTTGGCTCCTTTTTGCCTTTATGGCCATCGCTACCATTGGTGAGCTTATGAGAGTCCCTATCCAACAGGACTTTCTAGCGAGCATCCCAACGGAAGACAAGAGAAGTTCGTATATGGCTGTATATAGCATGGTTTTCTATGGGTCCATGATGCTAAGCTCTTTATTCGTATCGTTAGGGGCACTATTCGATAAGGAAATGATGTCCTTATTTATATTAGCCTCTGGTATTATTGGAATGTTAATCATTAAACGAATCATACCAGATCTCCAGAAAAGAAGAGCACAGCAAGCAGAGTCCACCACATCAACATAA
- a CDS encoding GNAT family N-acetyltransferase has product MIVKANMEEEQFCINQSIQSFSEGLDRSMTVTKEKADKLVHNVMEKGGFYLVYKDEGSILGWVLLGKNKDYFTEITHGFIYDLFVFPAGRGKGISKELLKASIQSFKDSGFDSVRLNVFASNFAKKIYEKFGFEELQTIMEYKIHE; this is encoded by the coding sequence ATGATCGTAAAGGCAAATATGGAGGAAGAACAATTTTGTATCAACCAATCTATACAGTCTTTTTCGGAAGGATTAGATCGTTCCATGACTGTAACAAAAGAAAAAGCTGACAAACTCGTACATAATGTAATGGAGAAAGGCGGATTTTATTTAGTTTACAAGGATGAAGGTTCTATCCTTGGTTGGGTACTACTCGGAAAAAATAAAGATTACTTTACGGAAATAACGCATGGTTTTATTTACGATTTATTCGTGTTTCCAGCTGGAAGAGGAAAAGGTATTTCTAAGGAATTGCTGAAAGCGTCGATTCAGTCCTTTAAAGACAGCGGTTTTGACAGCGTTCGCTTAAACGTTTTTGCCTCTAACTTTGCGAAAAAAATCTATGAAAAATTTGGTTTTGAAGAGCTTCAAACCATTATGGAATACAAGATTCATGAATAG
- a CDS encoding S8 family peptidase: MKKVIMFSFLCLFSSFFYSSAVVADSGDEQVIIIYKDDIDKTVVTEEDGEVDQVYHNLNMVTGEVPEEAIATIEEDPNVLLVEEDKKISISGQLLDWGISKTRVPESWKANYYGKGVKVAVLDTGIAAHQDLLITSGKSFTSYTESFYDDNGHGTHVAGIISALNNDIGVAGVAPSVNLYSVKVLDKYGSGYLSDIIAGINWSIENKMDIINLSLGTNYDSTAMKQAVDKAYASGVLVVAAAGNNGRVDGIGNTVEYPAKYSSVIAVSATDSLNRRASFSAHGQEVEIAGPGVSILSTYPSNKYVSMSGTSMATPYVTGVLALLHQANPTANDSTLRSTLAKTALDLGISGRDSLYGYGLAQAPVKSLTTPQKPAAAVTKPVVKKAQKKYTKLSVYADKSVYKLRQSMTVKGQVLDKQTGKPLAGVSVKVVVTRPKGKAKTITRTTDKKGMVRFTVSTNKKSPKGYYKYALTATKKGYQNSTASKTLRLK; this comes from the coding sequence ATGAAGAAAGTCATCATGTTTTCGTTTCTTTGTTTGTTTTCGAGCTTCTTTTATTCATCTGCAGTTGTAGCGGATAGTGGGGATGAGCAGGTTATCATTATTTATAAGGATGATATTGATAAGACTGTCGTCACCGAAGAGGATGGAGAGGTCGATCAAGTTTACCATAATCTGAATATGGTAACTGGAGAAGTTCCTGAAGAAGCCATTGCTACTATTGAAGAAGATCCTAATGTTTTATTAGTGGAAGAGGATAAAAAAATTTCTATTTCGGGACAATTACTAGATTGGGGAATAAGTAAGACGAGAGTTCCAGAATCCTGGAAAGCTAACTATTACGGAAAAGGAGTCAAGGTGGCCGTATTAGATACCGGAATTGCAGCCCATCAAGACCTGCTGATAACATCTGGTAAATCTTTTACTTCCTATACGGAATCCTTTTATGACGATAACGGGCATGGAACCCATGTAGCTGGAATTATTTCAGCACTAAACAATGATATTGGGGTAGCAGGAGTTGCTCCCAGCGTGAACTTATATTCGGTTAAAGTATTAGATAAATATGGATCAGGTTATTTATCCGATATAATCGCGGGAATTAACTGGTCCATTGAAAATAAGATGGATATTATCAATCTGAGCTTAGGTACGAATTATGATTCAACTGCAATGAAGCAGGCTGTAGATAAAGCTTATGCAAGTGGAGTACTCGTAGTTGCTGCTGCAGGAAATAACGGTCGTGTGGATGGGATAGGCAATACTGTGGAATATCCAGCAAAGTATTCATCTGTAATTGCCGTTTCAGCAACGGATTCTTTGAATAGACGCGCGAGCTTTTCGGCACATGGACAAGAAGTGGAAATTGCAGGACCTGGTGTGTCTATCTTAAGTACGTATCCATCTAACAAGTATGTCTCTATGAGCGGGACGTCGATGGCAACACCGTATGTGACAGGAGTTTTAGCTTTATTGCATCAGGCAAATCCAACGGCGAATGACAGTACCTTACGTTCAACATTAGCCAAGACCGCTTTGGATTTGGGAATATCCGGGAGAGATTCATTATATGGATACGGCTTAGCACAAGCACCGGTGAAATCATTAACTACACCACAAAAACCAGCAGCTGCAGTCACAAAGCCTGTCGTGAAAAAAGCTCAGAAGAAATATACGAAACTATCTGTCTATGCGGATAAAAGCGTTTATAAATTACGTCAATCCATGACTGTAAAAGGACAAGTATTAGATAAACAAACTGGCAAGCCACTAGCCGGGGTATCTGTCAAAGTTGTTGTTACTCGACCTAAAGGGAAAGCAAAAACCATTACTAGAACAACCGACAAGAAAGGGATGGTCCGGTTTACCGTTTCGACTAATAAAAAATCCCCGAAGGGCTATTACAAATATGCCTTAACTGCAACGAAGAAAGGCTATCAAAACTCGACAGCTAGCAAAACACTTCGATTAAAATAA
- a CDS encoding cell wall hydrolase produces the protein MKKILLSFMLIISFMSFSSIAEASNSYTVQSGDTLWKISMKYGVALQDLQKANNNYSSQLYVGEKLTIPSSVSAYEKDLLARLVHAEAKGEPYAGKVAVATVVLNRVDSSLFPNSIKGVIYEKSGGYYAFTPVKNGYINKPADASAKKAVEEALAFRGMGSGSLYFYNPKTAQSAWMKSRPVTVTIGNHRFTR, from the coding sequence ATGAAAAAAATTCTATTATCTTTTATGTTAATTATATCATTTATGTCGTTTTCTTCTATTGCAGAAGCATCGAATTCTTATACAGTTCAAAGTGGAGATACATTATGGAAAATTAGCATGAAGTACGGCGTAGCTCTTCAAGATCTACAGAAGGCAAACAATAATTACTCGTCACAACTTTATGTTGGAGAGAAGCTAACGATTCCATCGTCTGTCTCTGCTTATGAAAAGGACTTACTAGCTCGTCTCGTGCACGCAGAAGCTAAAGGGGAGCCATATGCGGGTAAAGTGGCTGTTGCGACCGTTGTGTTAAACCGAGTAGATAGCTCTCTATTCCCAAATAGCATTAAAGGTGTTATTTATGAAAAATCTGGTGGTTACTATGCGTTTACACCAGTTAAAAACGGATACATTAATAAACCAGCAGACGCTTCAGCAAAGAAAGCTGTTGAGGAAGCACTTGCATTTAGAGGAATGGGTAGTGGTTCCTTATACTTCTATAATCCAAAAACAGCACAAAGTGCTTGGATGAAGTCAAGACCAGTAACAGTAACAATAGGAAATCATAGATTCACAAGATAA
- a CDS encoding DinB family protein produces MVSSLDIYKKQRTYSWDKEGWFVPLSLSLEGLGATDAAWNPPQGGNTIWQIVNHINYWNELILLGLHGKSNESNITNEETFGEPGHAEDTAGWSDTLKRTHRIANEIAKLLDTISEAELRSLPVYNDLADWMMHDAYHTGQIVLLRKLQGSWPMKRG; encoded by the coding sequence ATGGTATCATCTCTAGATATTTATAAAAAACAGCGAACATATAGCTGGGATAAGGAAGGATGGTTCGTACCGCTTTCTCTTTCATTAGAAGGATTAGGGGCGACAGATGCGGCTTGGAATCCCCCTCAAGGTGGGAATACAATCTGGCAAATTGTAAACCATATTAATTATTGGAATGAGCTTATATTATTAGGATTACATGGAAAGTCGAATGAATCCAACATAACAAATGAAGAAACATTTGGGGAACCTGGGCACGCAGAAGATACCGCTGGATGGTCGGATACGTTAAAACGAACACATCGTATTGCTAATGAAATTGCAAAACTTCTAGATACGATTTCCGAAGCTGAGTTACGCTCTTTACCCGTGTATAACGACCTTGCTGATTGGATGATGCACGACGCCTACCACACCGGTCAAATTGTATTACTTCGTAAGCTACAAGGCTCCTGGCCCATGAAGCGGGGATAA
- a CDS encoding ZIP family metal transporter, with translation MDGFLELSPLLQALLVTLFTWGMTALGAALVFTTKGFNQKLMDGMLGFAGGVMIAASFWSLLSPALNMAEGKDYPAWIPAAVGFMLGGIFLWSIDKVLPHLHPNTPINQAEGYNSSQKRRSTLLVLAITLHNIPEGLAIGVAFGAVAAGFESASLTGAIALGIGIAIQNFPEGVAVSLPLRRDGMSRRKSFMYGQFSGMVEPISAVIGVLAVTFIQPLLPYALSFAAGAMIFVVAEEVIPGSQEKGNSDLASMSLMIGFTVMMILDVALG, from the coding sequence ATGGATGGATTTCTAGAATTATCTCCACTTTTGCAAGCATTGCTTGTTACATTATTTACTTGGGGAATGACAGCACTTGGGGCTGCTTTAGTTTTCACGACAAAAGGTTTTAATCAAAAATTAATGGACGGCATGCTTGGATTTGCTGGTGGGGTTATGATTGCAGCCAGTTTTTGGTCGCTCCTTTCACCAGCATTAAACATGGCGGAAGGTAAAGACTATCCAGCTTGGATTCCAGCAGCCGTTGGTTTTATGTTAGGTGGAATTTTTCTATGGAGCATTGATAAAGTACTCCCCCATCTTCATCCGAACACACCTATCAATCAAGCAGAGGGCTACAACAGTTCGCAGAAAAGAAGGAGTACCCTTCTTGTATTGGCGATTACACTGCATAATATACCAGAAGGTTTAGCTATAGGGGTGGCTTTTGGAGCCGTTGCTGCAGGATTTGAATCAGCATCTTTAACTGGTGCGATCGCACTTGGTATCGGGATTGCCATTCAAAATTTTCCAGAAGGGGTCGCGGTTTCACTACCTTTAAGAAGAGACGGAATGTCCCGTCGTAAAAGCTTCATGTATGGTCAATTTTCGGGTATGGTTGAACCGATATCCGCAGTCATTGGGGTTCTTGCTGTCACCTTTATTCAGCCTCTACTCCCCTATGCACTAAGCTTTGCCGCTGGCGCGATGATCTTTGTCGTAGCGGAAGAGGTTATACCCGGTTCACAAGAAAAAGGAAATAGTGATCTGGCATCTATGAGTTTAATGATTGGGTTTACTGTTATGATGATCTTAGATGTTGCATTAGGATAA
- a CDS encoding AI-2E family transporter, with amino-acid sequence MVSKKRFQYLLIQILLILTIIFVSTKLSFLFQPIGIFITTLFFPILITTFLYLLLNPIVHFIEQKIKVPRILAIVIIYVLSIGLFALLIANFVPTITKQFTALANDLPSYARTAINYFDNFSQSDEFKEFINEQQDLINNAQQKLVDFANNLPEIITGSFRGILSVVTNLAIIIATVPLLLFYMFKDGHKFPNAVSKFIPEEYRKEGLTILKETSSTLSAYLQGQVTVGLFVGFISLIGYLIIDLPYAFVLAITVAFTNIIPYIGPLIGGAPAVIVALFDSPTKALFVLIILVVAQQIEGNFLSPLILGKSLDTHPATIIILLLAAGNLAGVLGMILAVPTYATVKTIVLNVMKFLKARKEAKRRVHSESST; translated from the coding sequence ATGGTGTCTAAAAAAAGATTTCAATATTTGCTCATTCAAATTCTGCTGATTTTAACAATTATATTTGTATCGACTAAGCTCTCTTTTTTATTTCAGCCTATCGGTATTTTTATAACAACACTGTTTTTTCCTATTTTAATTACAACGTTCTTATATTTATTGCTGAATCCTATTGTTCATTTTATTGAACAGAAGATAAAAGTACCAAGAATTTTAGCAATCGTTATTATTTACGTATTATCTATTGGCTTATTTGCTCTATTAATCGCAAATTTTGTACCGACCATCACAAAGCAGTTTACGGCTCTTGCTAATGATCTACCTAGTTATGCAAGAACTGCCATTAACTACTTCGACAATTTTTCACAATCTGATGAGTTTAAAGAGTTTATCAACGAGCAACAAGATTTAATAAATAACGCACAACAAAAGCTAGTTGATTTCGCGAATAATTTGCCTGAGATTATTACTGGTAGCTTTAGAGGCATTCTAAGTGTCGTAACAAACTTGGCTATCATAATTGCTACAGTCCCATTGTTATTATTCTATATGTTTAAAGATGGGCATAAGTTTCCTAATGCGGTTTCCAAGTTTATCCCTGAGGAATATAGAAAAGAAGGGCTTACCATCCTAAAAGAAACCAGTAGTACCCTTTCTGCTTATCTTCAAGGACAGGTTACCGTAGGCTTATTTGTTGGATTTATTTCCTTAATCGGTTATCTCATCATTGATCTGCCATATGCGTTTGTATTGGCAATAACGGTAGCCTTTACCAATATCATTCCTTATATTGGTCCACTAATTGGTGGAGCCCCTGCCGTAATTGTTGCCTTGTTTGATTCTCCAACAAAAGCTTTGTTCGTTTTGATCATTCTTGTAGTAGCGCAGCAAATAGAAGGAAACTTTCTTTCTCCCCTTATACTTGGGAAAAGTCTAGACACGCATCCGGCAACTATCATTATATTGTTACTTGCAGCAGGTAATTTAGCAGGAGTATTAGGTATGATATTAGCCGTACCAACCTATGCAACAGTCAAGACCATTGTTTTAAATGTTATGAAGTTTTTGAAAGCTAGAAAAGAAGCAAAACGGAGGGTTCATTCGGAATCTAGTACTTAA
- a CDS encoding metallophosphoesterase, which translates to MKKTLKRSAILITSLLIIVLIWGICEPFFIKIEREKAFIPNLPKVWENETIAVIGDFQVGMWMDNTKTVKRAAEKVVELNPGIVLILGDFLYHPETESEAKMKAVTQLLQPLVSADIPVFTVLGNHDYGMNDLQDAPKTKIATRLELKLENLGITVLQNETMSLLKTNENITVGEPSPHSLYLAGIGATWAERAYPKKVFQHIPDALPRVVMMHNPDAFKKIPAQLAPLAIAGHTHGSQINIPYFSTWLFKTVLKDEKVHSSGWIKGFGSNGNRLYINRGIGFSNVPIRINCPPEITVFELLRG; encoded by the coding sequence ATGAAAAAAACACTTAAAAGATCCGCAATCCTCATCACTTCACTACTTATTATCGTGTTAATCTGGGGAATTTGCGAACCTTTTTTTATAAAGATAGAGAGAGAAAAAGCATTCATCCCTAACCTTCCAAAGGTATGGGAGAATGAAACAATTGCCGTAATTGGAGATTTTCAAGTTGGTATGTGGATGGATAATACAAAAACAGTTAAACGAGCAGCAGAAAAAGTTGTAGAACTTAATCCTGGGATAGTCTTGATATTAGGTGATTTTCTATATCATCCGGAAACAGAAAGTGAAGCAAAAATGAAGGCTGTTACTCAGCTACTTCAACCTTTAGTATCAGCTGACATCCCAGTTTTTACTGTCCTAGGAAATCACGATTACGGCATGAATGATCTACAGGATGCTCCGAAGACCAAGATTGCGACCCGATTAGAACTAAAGCTGGAAAATCTCGGTATAACAGTTTTACAAAATGAAACGATGTCCTTACTGAAAACTAACGAAAACATTACCGTGGGAGAACCTTCTCCTCATTCTCTTTACCTTGCTGGAATTGGTGCGACATGGGCGGAACGCGCATATCCGAAAAAAGTGTTCCAACACATCCCTGATGCCTTACCTCGAGTTGTTATGATGCATAATCCAGATGCCTTTAAAAAAATACCTGCTCAATTAGCACCGTTAGCAATTGCTGGTCACACTCATGGGAGCCAAATAAACATCCCCTACTTCTCAACTTGGCTGTTTAAGACCGTTTTAAAAGATGAGAAAGTTCATTCGTCTGGTTGGATTAAAGGCTTTGGATCTAATGGGAACCGACTCTATATTAATCGAGGTATAGGGTTTAGTAATGTTCCTATACGAATTAATTGTCCTCCGGAGATTACAGTTTTTGAACTATTGCGGGGTTAA
- a CDS encoding phosphatase PAP2 family protein — MNETVKKTGFPLLLVLIGLAVICGFTYLFIEIGEGLLEKEVKSFDSFIIEALKIMETDALDLVMLFITELGSVWFLTICSILVILILWLRSKDGWGIAAFFLAIAGGGTITRVLKQHYDRGRPSINPEIDAVGFSFPSGHSMGSLIFYGFMIYLLLKSRNPKSIKWALISISSTLIFLIGFSRVYLGAHYPSDVLAGYLAGTAWLMLCILALEWIEWRTHYHIRPFRSIRQFFVKKFHANPHK; from the coding sequence ATGAATGAAACAGTTAAAAAAACAGGATTTCCCCTCCTGCTAGTATTGATTGGACTAGCAGTCATATGCGGATTTACTTACCTTTTTATAGAAATTGGAGAAGGTTTGCTTGAAAAGGAAGTGAAGAGCTTTGATTCCTTCATTATTGAGGCTCTTAAAATAATGGAAACCGATGCACTTGATTTAGTCATGCTGTTCATAACCGAATTAGGCTCGGTGTGGTTTTTAACCATCTGTTCTATTTTAGTTATCCTTATCTTATGGTTAAGATCAAAAGACGGATGGGGAATTGCTGCATTTTTCCTAGCTATAGCTGGTGGTGGCACGATTACTCGTGTACTAAAACAACATTACGATCGCGGAAGACCTTCTATTAATCCGGAAATTGATGCCGTAGGATTCAGTTTTCCTAGTGGTCATTCCATGGGTTCTTTAATCTTTTATGGGTTCATGATTTATTTATTGTTGAAGAGTCGTAATCCGAAGTCGATAAAATGGGCGCTTATATCGATTTCGAGTACACTTATTTTCTTAATAGGTTTTAGCCGTGTCTATTTAGGTGCCCATTATCCAAGCGATGTTCTCGCAGGCTATCTAGCAGGAACAGCTTGGTTGATGCTGTGTATTTTAGCTTTAGAATGGATAGAATGGCGTACGCATTATCATATACGCCCCTTCCGCTCTATTCGACAGTTTTTTGTTAAAAAATTTCATGCAAATCCTCATAAATAA